The proteins below come from a single Egibacteraceae bacterium genomic window:
- a CDS encoding nuclear transport factor 2 family protein, whose protein sequence is MGDKTRRFVEAMVAFNRDDVETFGDILLADDVVWHWGGDSSVSGDYHGRAATLALLKGFRELASHQLQVEPLDVLEGGDFVMSFTHVTGSKGTGTDIDVFLADAMRFGQDGTVVEYWTLANDQRAVDAFIG, encoded by the coding sequence ATGGGAGACAAGACGCGACGGTTCGTTGAGGCGATGGTGGCGTTCAACCGGGACGACGTGGAGACCTTCGGGGACATCCTCCTCGCCGACGACGTGGTCTGGCACTGGGGTGGTGACAGCTCGGTGAGCGGGGACTACCACGGTCGGGCCGCCACTCTGGCGCTGCTGAAGGGCTTCCGCGAGCTGGCCAGCCACCAGCTCCAGGTCGAACCGCTCGACGTGCTCGAGGGCGGAGACTTCGTGATGTCCTTCACCCATGTCACGGGCAGCAAGGGGACTGGCACGGACATCGACGTGTTCCTGGCTGATGCCATGCGGTTCGGCCAGGATGGCACGGTCGTCGAGTACTGGACGCTGGCGAACGATCAACGGGCGGTCGACGCCTTCATCGGCTGA